A window of the Cannabis sativa cultivar Pink pepper isolate KNU-18-1 chromosome X, ASM2916894v1, whole genome shotgun sequence genome harbors these coding sequences:
- the LOC133032296 gene encoding zinc finger BED domain-containing protein DAYSLEEPER-like, protein MSGQIDSNFEDDVDFVPSNTNEVQSVSITVDETQNQRKRTSGAWDHFTRQKIDGKIKAVCKYCERKLVGDSWHLNSHVDRCPVRKAQLAANPSASASPSVSFNIDPDLGRIKLAQMIVKHEYPLSMVEHSEFIEYLSTLCPMFQMVSRNTVTSDIMKMYKTEKEKCRQTLEKSRSRNSHN, encoded by the coding sequence ATGTCTGGTCAAATCGATTCTAATTTTGAGGATGATGTTGATTTTGTGCCATCAAATACAAATGAAGTACAATCTGTTAGTATTACAGTAGATGAAACTCAGAATCAGAGAAAAAGAACTTCTGGTGCATGGGATCATTTCACACGGCAAAAAATTGATGGAAAAATTAAAGCAGTTTGCAAGTATTGCGAGCGTAAGCTGGTGGGAGACAGTTGGCATTTAAATTCTCACGTAGATAGGTGTCCAGTAAGAAAGGCCCAACTTGCCGCTAATCCTAGTGCAAGTGCAAGCCCTtcagtttcttttaatattgatcCTGATTTAGGAAGGATCAAATTAGCTCAAATGATTGTTAAGCACGAATATCCCTTGTCTATGGTTGAGCATAGCGAGTTTATAGAATATTTAAGCACTTTATGTCCCATGTTTCAAATGGTGTCAAGGAATACAGTTACGTCGGACATTATGAAAATGTATAAAACTGAGAAAGAAAAGTGCAGGCAAACTTTGGAAAAAAGTAGGAGCAGGAATAGCCATAACTAG